One window from the genome of Bdellovibrio sp. NC01 encodes:
- a CDS encoding PLP-dependent aspartate aminotransferase family protein, which yields MTKKLSSSPKSLRTKAIHGEAQSKSWEFSHHLIPPMTASTTFRLESLQRGAEGFSTFAADQKSEKPIWIYDRLEEPTTKMLEDQLALLERGECAVTFGSGMGAIASTLLSLLKANQKVVAHKTLYGCTYSLITNWMPRFNIQNSLIDINDFTKLEQELKDPTTRVVYFESVSNPILEIADLEKIAALVKKANLKRAKDNQIYTVVDNTFATPWALRPIEWGIDFVIQSLTKNISGFGTEMGGAVIAPKEHEGNLRVARKDFGAIIHPYSAWHILVYGISTQAIRFEQQQDSAMKIATYLEKHPKVERVIYPGLKSHHQFKQAKKYLQSPEGKFAPGTMISFQLKGPMKKCQKFVDDIAQNSYSITLAVSLGLTKTLIEVPGFMTHSAIPSDKRGESGIDPRAIRLSIGLENANDIIQDLETALSRV from the coding sequence ATGACGAAAAAGCTAAGCTCTTCGCCAAAATCTCTTCGCACCAAAGCCATTCACGGCGAGGCACAATCTAAATCCTGGGAGTTTTCTCACCACTTGATTCCGCCAATGACCGCATCAACAACTTTCCGTCTTGAATCCTTACAGCGTGGTGCTGAAGGCTTCAGTACTTTTGCGGCCGACCAAAAATCTGAAAAGCCCATTTGGATCTATGACCGCTTGGAAGAACCGACGACAAAAATGTTAGAAGATCAGTTGGCATTACTTGAACGTGGCGAATGTGCCGTCACTTTTGGTAGCGGTATGGGGGCGATCGCTTCAACTTTATTGTCTTTGCTTAAAGCAAATCAAAAAGTTGTCGCCCATAAAACTTTGTACGGCTGTACATATAGCCTTATCACAAACTGGATGCCACGATTCAATATTCAGAATTCCTTGATCGACATCAACGACTTCACGAAACTTGAACAAGAACTGAAAGATCCTACGACTCGTGTGGTGTATTTCGAATCAGTTTCAAATCCTATTCTTGAAATCGCCGACTTAGAAAAAATCGCGGCCTTAGTTAAGAAAGCCAATCTTAAACGCGCCAAAGACAATCAGATCTATACAGTCGTTGATAATACCTTTGCGACTCCGTGGGCTTTGCGTCCGATTGAATGGGGCATTGATTTCGTGATCCAAAGTTTGACGAAAAATATTTCTGGCTTCGGTACAGAAATGGGCGGCGCCGTCATCGCGCCCAAAGAGCATGAAGGAAATCTTCGTGTCGCACGTAAAGACTTCGGCGCCATCATTCATCCTTATTCAGCATGGCACATTTTAGTTTACGGGATTTCAACACAAGCCATTCGCTTTGAACAACAGCAAGATTCAGCAATGAAAATTGCCACTTACTTGGAAAAACATCCCAAAGTGGAGCGCGTGATTTACCCAGGTTTAAAAAGTCATCACCAGTTCAAGCAGGCCAAAAAATATCTGCAATCGCCAGAAGGCAAATTTGCTCCAGGCACGATGATTTCATTCCAACTTAAAGGCCCTATGAAAAAGTGTCAGAAATTTGTCGATGATATCGCACAAAATTCTTACTCGATCACATTGGCAGTAAGTTTGGGATTAACGAAAACATTGATTGAAGTGCCGGGCTTTATGACTCACTCGGCGATTCCAAGTGATAAACGTGGAGAATCAGGAATTGATCCGCGTGCGATTCGTTTGAGTATTGGTTTAGAAAACGCCAATGACATCATTCAAGATTTAGAAACAGCCTTGTCACGAGTTTAA
- a CDS encoding glycosyltransferase family 39 protein yields the protein MSYSKIKAKKWELLLLAAVIGIVALFCAITPNLKTGEVIYPDLYTNSNAASSMARRSDDEPGLFWMKFKLEPKFLAPDTLNLRTWGCVNSLTTGTQEWNLPETERLRCYNSRGLVLRHTSEALKAGVEWAVSGDTDEKTFGFSLEKEWSDPLVVSLLIALFAALGVLLFRTLPLATVPQKTFATAVLLGALGIRFFFVFIIHPPQTGLWSDMGGYFVRATEILNGIFYESQNFQPVGFTFWSLMTRWLGGWELHNWMQVFASWGTNLLIFLIVVEHFGAIAALCALVLSSIHFPQISFATYHLAECTYTFLLTLSLWWLLRTLKEEKIWKFFLVGLLLMVSFYFKGNHAFFIPLFCFWYLVRNGRDFKKTFVNISAMATGCLLLLVPHMIWTAKVYGKPMAGPTAGALNFVEGKCPSKNNRDSTGMSWMSPLFAQTGETLKKTWDHPFTDQGYFWKAGINCIKENPAVMFKSFRYVYYLFLGNELWPGGFNSAFSFYYQPWKMFFIFGLLPLSLLGWLLLSRDKSDSQSVLFLMLLSVFITVYVFKSENRFRAPFDAVLLIWSSYSLQWLYLKAAELLRPSPVVTTQEAVLTLSESISD from the coding sequence ATGTCTTACAGCAAAATTAAAGCAAAAAAATGGGAACTTCTTTTATTGGCCGCAGTGATCGGAATTGTTGCTTTGTTTTGCGCAATCACGCCGAACTTAAAAACGGGCGAAGTTATTTATCCTGATTTGTATACGAACTCGAATGCGGCCTCTTCGATGGCTCGTCGCTCTGATGACGAGCCCGGCCTGTTTTGGATGAAATTCAAATTAGAGCCGAAATTTTTAGCGCCAGATACTTTGAATTTGCGCACGTGGGGTTGCGTGAATTCATTAACGACAGGAACGCAAGAGTGGAACTTGCCTGAAACGGAAAGACTTCGCTGCTACAACTCTAGGGGCTTGGTTCTTCGCCACACGTCTGAAGCTTTAAAAGCCGGTGTCGAATGGGCTGTAAGTGGTGATACCGACGAAAAGACTTTTGGATTTTCACTTGAAAAAGAATGGTCAGATCCTTTAGTTGTTTCATTGTTGATTGCGCTGTTTGCGGCTTTGGGCGTTTTGTTATTTAGAACGTTACCGTTAGCGACAGTACCGCAAAAAACTTTTGCTACGGCCGTACTATTGGGTGCCTTAGGCATTCGCTTCTTTTTTGTCTTTATTATCCATCCACCACAGACCGGCTTGTGGTCTGATATGGGTGGCTACTTTGTGCGCGCTACTGAAATTCTGAATGGTATTTTCTATGAGTCGCAAAATTTCCAGCCCGTTGGATTTACTTTCTGGTCGTTGATGACGCGTTGGTTGGGCGGCTGGGAGCTGCACAATTGGATGCAGGTCTTTGCTTCGTGGGGAACGAATTTATTAATTTTCTTAATCGTTGTTGAGCACTTCGGTGCGATTGCGGCGCTGTGTGCGTTGGTGCTTTCAAGCATTCACTTTCCGCAAATCAGCTTCGCGACTTATCATTTGGCAGAATGTACTTACACATTCTTGTTAACGTTAAGCCTGTGGTGGTTGCTACGCACTTTGAAAGAAGAAAAAATTTGGAAGTTTTTCTTAGTCGGTTTGCTTTTGATGGTGAGCTTTTATTTCAAAGGCAATCACGCGTTCTTCATTCCGCTTTTCTGCTTCTGGTATTTGGTGCGCAATGGGCGCGACTTCAAGAAGACATTCGTGAACATCTCGGCCATGGCGACGGGCTGTTTGCTGTTATTGGTTCCGCATATGATTTGGACCGCGAAAGTTTATGGCAAACCGATGGCGGGTCCGACGGCGGGTGCGTTGAACTTTGTTGAAGGCAAATGTCCTTCGAAAAACAATCGTGACTCTACGGGTATGTCATGGATGTCACCGCTATTCGCGCAGACGGGCGAGACTTTAAAAAAGACGTGGGATCACCCGTTCACAGATCAAGGCTATTTCTGGAAAGCCGGAATCAACTGTATAAAAGAAAATCCGGCAGTGATGTTTAAAAGTTTCCGTTATGTTTATTATCTATTCCTGGGTAATGAACTTTGGCCTGGCGGCTTTAATAGTGCGTTCAGTTTCTACTATCAGCCGTGGAAGATGTTCTTTATATTCGGTCTTTTACCGCTGAGTTTGCTTGGCTGGTTGCTGCTTTCTAGAGACAAGTCAGACTCACAATCAGTGTTATTCTTGATGTTGTTGTCGGTCTTTATCACGGTCTATGTTTTCAAGTCTGAAAATCGCTTCAGGGCGCCATTTGATGCGGTCTTGTTAATTTGGTCCTCGTACAGTTTGCAGTGGCTTTACTTGAAAGCTGCGGAATTATTGCGACCTAGCCCAGTCGTGACAACGCAGGAAGCCGTGTTAACACTTTCTGAAAGTATCTCTGATTAA
- a CDS encoding TldD/PmbA family protein: protein MIVQSHILTKALDAALSTGADFADIFVEDTYSSNLTVLNSKADQAIVGQLYGAGIRLFFGHEIVYVTTNDLSEQGLVKAALNAAQSRGSGAAKKSMPLMQVPFDSIHTFGEKAHEMNRDRKFGWLNSLDQHARARNSSVTQVEAGLNEKFQRVQIANSRGLMAYDERSYSRIRLETFVENMGVKESSADTVGHMGTSELYDTVNMQAFAQENVDRAMRLTTAAYAPAGEMPVVIDNSFGGVIFHEACGHGLETTSVAKGASVFCGKLGQKIANDCVTAIDDGTMENGWGSLNLDDEGNKTKRTTLIENGVLKSYIVDEMGARQTGYEATGSGRRQSYKYAPASRMRNTFIAAGKDSFEEMIRDVDYGLYAKKMGGGSVNPGTGDYNFQVQEGYIIRNGRVEEVVKGACLIGRGIDTLGKITKVSNDLKLATGMCGSVSGSIPAAVGQPQILVSSLMVGGRAK, encoded by the coding sequence ATGATCGTTCAATCTCATATTCTCACAAAGGCCCTGGACGCGGCCTTGTCTACTGGGGCAGATTTCGCAGATATCTTCGTTGAAGATACTTATTCATCAAACCTAACAGTTTTAAATTCTAAAGCAGATCAAGCGATCGTCGGTCAATTGTATGGTGCTGGCATTCGTTTGTTCTTTGGTCATGAAATCGTTTACGTCACAACAAACGATTTGTCTGAACAGGGTTTGGTTAAAGCTGCGTTGAATGCGGCACAAAGCCGTGGTTCGGGTGCTGCAAAAAAATCAATGCCGTTGATGCAAGTCCCGTTCGATTCGATTCACACATTTGGTGAAAAAGCTCACGAGATGAATCGCGATAGAAAATTCGGTTGGTTGAATTCTTTGGATCAACATGCGCGTGCACGCAATTCTTCCGTGACGCAAGTTGAAGCGGGCTTGAATGAAAAATTCCAACGTGTGCAAATTGCGAACTCTCGCGGTTTGATGGCGTATGATGAAAGATCTTACTCACGCATTCGTCTTGAAACGTTTGTTGAAAACATGGGTGTCAAAGAAAGCTCTGCAGATACTGTGGGGCACATGGGCACGTCAGAACTTTACGATACGGTGAATATGCAGGCATTCGCGCAAGAAAACGTAGACCGTGCGATGCGCTTAACGACAGCCGCGTATGCACCAGCAGGTGAAATGCCAGTGGTGATTGATAATTCATTCGGTGGCGTGATCTTCCACGAAGCTTGTGGTCACGGTCTTGAAACGACAAGCGTTGCCAAAGGTGCTTCGGTGTTCTGCGGTAAGCTGGGGCAGAAAATCGCCAATGACTGTGTGACTGCGATTGACGACGGTACGATGGAAAACGGGTGGGGTTCATTAAACCTTGATGATGAAGGTAACAAAACAAAACGCACAACATTGATCGAAAATGGCGTTTTGAAATCTTATATCGTTGATGAAATGGGCGCACGCCAAACTGGTTATGAAGCAACTGGTAGCGGTCGTCGTCAATCATACAAGTATGCTCCAGCATCACGTATGAGAAATACCTTCATCGCCGCAGGTAAAGATTCATTTGAAGAAATGATTCGCGACGTGGATTACGGTTTGTACGCTAAGAAAATGGGCGGCGGTTCCGTCAATCCAGGTACGGGCGACTACAACTTCCAAGTGCAAGAAGGCTACATCATTCGTAACGGACGTGTTGAAGAAGTTGTGAAAGGTGCATGCTTGATCGGTCGTGGTATCGATACGCTGGGTAAAATCACAAAAGTCTCTAACGATTTGAAATTGGCGACAGGTATGTGCGGCTCGGTGAGCGGTAGTATTCCTGCAGCTGTTGGTCAGCCGCAAATTCTTGTATCAAGCTTGATGGTCGGCGGGAGAGCAAAATAA
- a CDS encoding TldD/PmbA family protein, which produces MDTIKQSFEKIANQAKQDGAKVEMLISGGESLKLGYQQKKLEKFESTQTQMAGLRVIVGPSQGYAYTENLSEEALLRTYKDALTNAKTVQSTDAVEVPLMKPQQIPAMDLFNPEQVAMDQKLEVARVLEDACLSLDKRVESVPYSGFSESMSFRRILNSEGVDQEFKQNYYSGYAYALAKEGESSKMDGDAFFARSFKDIDAKATSEKGVKKSLSRLGAQKLKTGNYAVVIDREQFPTVIAMISGYLSAKEVHENKSLLKGKLGQKIASEKFQLIDDALNAEGVAVRPFDSEGAPSQKTVLFENGVLKNYLTNLEYAKKMNLPHTAHAARSPASSMDIAPTNLVMAKGSKSLQELLAKYDKVVHLTEFAGALHSGFKEATGDFSMPAEGFLYENGKMVGAIDQFVMSGNVLDLLRDIEDLGNTYNDPGSSTFTPDVLIKSLSFAGA; this is translated from the coding sequence ATGGATACAATCAAACAAAGTTTTGAAAAGATCGCGAACCAAGCAAAACAAGATGGTGCCAAAGTTGAAATGCTTATTTCTGGTGGCGAAAGCTTGAAGCTTGGTTATCAACAAAAGAAATTAGAAAAGTTTGAATCAACACAAACACAAATGGCTGGTCTTCGTGTAATCGTTGGTCCAAGCCAAGGTTATGCGTATACAGAAAACTTGTCGGAAGAGGCTTTGCTTCGCACTTACAAAGACGCTTTGACGAATGCAAAGACTGTGCAGTCAACAGATGCAGTTGAAGTGCCATTGATGAAACCTCAACAAATTCCTGCAATGGATCTTTTTAATCCTGAACAAGTAGCGATGGATCAAAAGTTGGAAGTGGCGCGCGTTCTTGAAGACGCATGTTTAAGTCTTGATAAACGAGTTGAGTCGGTTCCTTACAGCGGTTTTTCTGAAAGTATGAGTTTCCGCCGTATTTTGAATTCAGAAGGTGTGGATCAAGAGTTTAAGCAAAACTATTATTCTGGTTATGCCTATGCTTTGGCGAAAGAAGGGGAGTCGTCAAAAATGGATGGCGACGCTTTCTTTGCACGATCGTTTAAAGACATCGATGCGAAAGCAACAAGCGAAAAGGGAGTTAAAAAATCTCTATCGCGTTTGGGCGCGCAGAAGTTGAAAACGGGTAACTATGCTGTGGTGATTGACCGCGAACAGTTCCCGACTGTGATCGCCATGATCTCTGGTTATCTTTCGGCAAAAGAAGTTCACGAAAACAAATCTTTGCTTAAAGGGAAACTAGGTCAAAAGATTGCCTCTGAAAAGTTTCAATTGATTGACGATGCTTTGAACGCAGAAGGTGTTGCAGTTCGTCCTTTCGATTCGGAAGGTGCGCCATCGCAAAAAACGGTGTTGTTTGAAAATGGTGTTTTGAAGAATTATCTAACGAACCTTGAATACGCGAAGAAAATGAATTTGCCACACACGGCTCACGCAGCAAGAAGTCCGGCATCTTCAATGGATATCGCGCCAACGAATTTGGTGATGGCAAAAGGTTCAAAATCGTTGCAAGAGCTTCTTGCGAAGTACGATAAAGTTGTGCACTTAACCGAGTTCGCAGGTGCTTTGCATTCGGGCTTTAAAGAAGCCACGGGCGATTTCTCGATGCCAGCGGAAGGTTTCTTATACGAGAACGGTAAAATGGTTGGTGCTATCGACCAATTCGTGATGTCGGGAAATGTCTTGGATCTTCTTCGTGATATCGAAGACCTTGGCAATACCTACAACGATCCGGGCTCATCGACATTCACACCGGATGTACTAATTAAATCACTGAGCTTCGCGGGGGCTTAG
- a CDS encoding short-chain fatty acid transporter has product MSSNSELTKKTGALERLASSVTNWAERWFPDSYIFAVLAIVVVGIGALLAGVAPKAIATSFGEGYWSLIPFTMQMAIVVISGYVVASSPPAGKLINWLAKLPKTERSAVAYIAFFTILASLLNWAFSLVFGGLYVRALARRKDLRMDYRAAGAAGYLGLGATWALGLSSSAAQLQANVDSIPKSLLPITGVIPFAETIFLPQSILMLAVLTAVSVVIAYLSAPTKDRAVTASDLGVDVSGDVEDAVEKPHQPSEWLEYSPILTIFVVILGFWWLAEEFLNKNVILAISNLNTYNFLFLMLGMLLTWRPKRFLRSVSKAVPSVAGILIQFPIYGSIAFILTKAPGVDGQTLSHHISNFFVSVSTTDTFSALMGVYSAILGFFVPSGGGKWIIEAPYLMQAANELKVHLGWTVMVYNAAEALPNLINPFFMMALLGVLGLKARDIVGYTVTQLVVHAPLVIFMLWALGETLQYHPPVIP; this is encoded by the coding sequence ATGAGTTCAAATTCTGAATTAACAAAGAAGACGGGTGCGCTTGAGCGCTTAGCTTCTTCTGTTACAAACTGGGCGGAACGTTGGTTTCCTGATTCTTATATTTTCGCGGTTCTTGCGATTGTCGTTGTTGGCATCGGTGCTTTACTTGCTGGTGTTGCTCCGAAAGCAATTGCGACTTCATTCGGTGAAGGTTATTGGAGCTTGATTCCATTCACGATGCAAATGGCGATCGTGGTGATCTCGGGTTATGTGGTTGCGTCTTCTCCGCCAGCGGGAAAATTGATTAACTGGCTTGCGAAACTTCCTAAAACGGAACGCAGTGCTGTTGCGTATATCGCGTTTTTCACAATCTTAGCTTCATTGTTGAACTGGGCCTTCAGTTTGGTGTTCGGTGGCCTTTATGTCAGAGCACTGGCTCGTCGTAAAGATTTGCGCATGGATTATCGTGCAGCCGGTGCTGCAGGTTATCTGGGGTTGGGCGCAACGTGGGCATTGGGTTTGTCTTCATCAGCGGCACAACTTCAAGCGAACGTTGATAGTATTCCAAAATCTTTGTTGCCGATTACGGGTGTGATTCCCTTTGCGGAAACAATCTTTTTGCCGCAATCGATTTTGATGTTGGCGGTTTTAACGGCCGTGTCGGTAGTGATCGCTTATCTTTCAGCACCTACAAAAGATCGTGCTGTGACGGCGTCTGATTTAGGTGTGGATGTCAGCGGTGACGTTGAAGATGCGGTTGAAAAACCTCACCAACCCAGTGAATGGTTGGAATACAGCCCGATCCTTACGATCTTTGTTGTGATTCTTGGTTTCTGGTGGTTGGCGGAAGAGTTCTTAAATAAGAATGTCATCCTGGCGATTTCCAATTTGAATACGTACAATTTCTTATTCTTGATGTTGGGTATGCTTTTGACGTGGAGACCAAAACGTTTTCTACGCTCTGTCAGTAAAGCCGTTCCTTCGGTCGCGGGCATTTTGATTCAGTTCCCGATCTATGGAAGTATCGCATTTATTTTGACGAAAGCTCCGGGTGTAGATGGTCAGACATTGTCGCATCATATTTCTAATTTCTTCGTTTCCGTTTCAACGACGGACACATTCTCGGCTTTGATGGGTGTGTATTCTGCGATTCTTGGTTTCTTCGTGCCATCAGGTGGTGGTAAGTGGATTATTGAAGCGCCATACTTGATGCAAGCTGCGAATGAATTGAAAGTGCATTTGGGGTGGACTGTGATGGTTTACAACGCGGCAGAAGCGTTGCCGAACTTGATCAATCCATTCTTCATGATGGCTTTGTTGGGCGTACTTGGTTTGAAAGCGCGTGATATCGTGGGTTACACCGTGACACAATTAGTAGTGCATGCGCCATTGGTAATTTTTATGCTGTGGGCGCTTGGCGAAACCTTGCAATACCATCCACCGGTCATCCCGTAA
- a CDS encoding peroxiredoxin, protein MKLKYFISALLFCSMAHAADLKVGDPAPLFSAKTQENKDFNLADRKGQWTVLYFYPKAGTPGCTKQACAFRDSIQKIREQGADVFGISADSVEAQAGFHKEHHLNFTLLADPEDKVVNLYGSKMPLLKMSKRWTFILDPELKIRGIQKDVDPVMDAERVAKEIATLKASDKK, encoded by the coding sequence ATGAAGTTGAAATATTTTATTAGCGCCTTATTATTTTGTTCAATGGCACATGCCGCTGACTTAAAAGTCGGCGACCCTGCCCCACTTTTTTCAGCGAAGACTCAAGAAAATAAAGACTTCAATCTTGCTGATCGCAAAGGTCAGTGGACAGTTCTGTATTTCTATCCGAAAGCAGGCACACCAGGATGTACAAAACAAGCCTGCGCCTTCCGCGACAGCATCCAAAAAATTCGTGAACAAGGTGCCGACGTTTTTGGTATCAGTGCAGATTCTGTTGAAGCACAAGCAGGATTTCATAAAGAGCACCACTTGAATTTCACATTGCTTGCTGATCCCGAAGATAAAGTTGTAAATCTTTACGGCAGCAAAATGCCACTGTTGAAAATGTCGAAACGTTGGACTTTCATTCTTGATCCAGAACTTAAAATCCGCGGCATCCAAAAAGATGTCGACCCAGTGATGGACGCCGAACGAGTTGCCAAAGAAATCGCGACTTTGAAAGCGTCTGATAAAAAATAA
- a CDS encoding HAD family hydrolase has protein sequence MKNVSEFSSSLQFLLTDIDDTLTDEGQLGPEAYEALWSLHRAGIHVVPITGRPAGWCEMIARMWPVSGIVGENGGFYFRYHNRKMQRHFFFDETTQKQNRDKLKNLEAEILSKVPGCDLASDQFCRLMDLAIDFCEDVPALPRTEVQKIVDIFHAHGAQAKVSSIHVNGWFGSYDKLTMSLRFLENEFGISAEKAKQVCGFSGDSPNDEPMFTYFPHSFAVANIRNFIDQIKNKPTYVAQERGGIGFTEIAKAILENK, from the coding sequence TTGAAAAACGTTTCTGAATTTTCAAGCTCGCTTCAGTTTTTACTTACCGACATCGACGACACTTTGACTGACGAAGGTCAGTTAGGTCCTGAAGCGTACGAAGCATTGTGGAGCTTACATCGCGCCGGCATTCACGTTGTTCCAATCACGGGTCGCCCTGCTGGTTGGTGCGAAATGATCGCACGCATGTGGCCAGTCAGTGGAATCGTTGGAGAAAACGGTGGATTTTATTTCCGCTATCACAACCGAAAAATGCAACGCCATTTCTTCTTTGATGAAACAACTCAAAAACAAAACCGCGACAAACTAAAAAATCTTGAAGCAGAAATTTTAAGCAAAGTTCCTGGTTGTGATTTAGCCAGCGATCAATTCTGCCGCCTGATGGATCTAGCCATTGATTTCTGCGAAGACGTTCCCGCTTTACCGCGCACGGAAGTACAAAAAATCGTCGACATCTTTCACGCCCATGGTGCGCAAGCAAAAGTCAGCTCTATTCATGTGAACGGCTGGTTTGGCAGTTATGACAAACTCACAATGTCTTTGCGTTTCTTAGAAAATGAATTCGGCATTAGTGCTGAAAAAGCGAAACAAGTTTGTGGTTTCAGTGGCGATTCTCCGAATGATGAGCCGATGTTCACATACTTCCCGCACAGTTTTGCCGTTGCCAATATCCGCAATTTTATCGACCAAATTAAAAACAAACCGACTTATGTTGCACAAGAACGTGGCGGCATCGGTTTCACAGAAATCGCGAAAGCGATTTTAGAAAATAAATAG